From a region of the Helianthus annuus cultivar XRQ/B chromosome 5, HanXRQr2.0-SUNRISE, whole genome shotgun sequence genome:
- the LOC110941027 gene encoding heterogeneous nuclear ribonucleoprotein 1, whose amino-acid sequence MEDCDQSKVFVGGISWETTEDVLRDHFGSYGTVVGSVIAKDRITGSPRGFAFVSFADASALDKVLVDSHIILGRTVEVKKAVPRSEQYHNQQEPNRGQNRNFRNNGAKSQDNLKTKKIFVGGLSANLTEDDFKFYFEKFGKITDVVVMHDNVTHRPRGFGFITFDSEDSVEEVMQKNFHELGGKLVEVKRAVPKDVTGGTTSGNRDSNFSGGHQPAAQYRASYEVLPGYGLFPGYGGYPYGGGMFGGGYPVGGYGLTAVSPRVPWGGPAMVGMRGGPLPLPVYPAYMNGGHGLMGMVANGGNGIVGPVPSGMPSQLSGGSEQLRGNVDNNSLGSTGGEGSRNDQSGVGGNMD is encoded by the exons ATGGAAGATTGTGATCAAAGTAAGGTGTTTGTTGGTGGGATTTCATGGGAGACTACAGAAGATGTGTTGAGGGACCATTTTGGGAGCTATGGAACCGTTGTGGGTTCGGTTATTGCTAAAGATCGAATCACTGGTAGCCCTCGTGGGTTCGCTTTTGTTTCGTTCGCAGATGCATCAGCTCTTGATAAAGTTCTTGTTGACAGTCATATCATTCTTGGCAGAAcg GTGGAAGTGAAGAAAGCAGTGCCAAGAAGTGAACAGTACCACAACCAGCAAGAACCGAACCGAGGGCAGAATAGGAATTTCAGAAATAACGGTGCTAAAAGCCAGGATAACTTAAAGACTAAAAAGATTTTTGTAGGCGGGTTATCTGCTAACTTAACAGAAGACGATTTCAAATTCTACTTTGAAAAATTCGGAAAAATAACCGATGTGGTTGTGATGCATGATAATGTGACCCATAGACCACGTGGGTTCGGGTTCATCACTTTTGACTCGGAAGATTCGGTTGAAGAAGTTATGCAAAAAAACTTCCATGAATTGGGTGGTAAACTCGTGGAGGTTAAAAGGGCAGTACCTAAAGACGTTACTGGCGGCACTACTAGCGGCAATAGGGATTCTAACTTTAGTGGCGGTCATCAACCGGCAGCCCAATATAGAGCTAGTTATGAGGTTCTTCCTGGTTATGGGTTGTTTCCAGGCTATGGTGGTTATCCGTACGGTGGCGGTATGTTTGGTGGTGGTTATCCGGTTGGTGGTTATGGGTTGACAGCGGTTTCACCTAGGGTTCCATGGGGTGGTCCTGCGATGGTTGGCATGAGGGGTGGTCCGTTGCCATTGCCGGTTTATCCGGCTTACATGAACGGTGGACATGGGTTGATGGGAATGGTAGCTAACGGTGGCAATGGGATTGTGGGACCGGTTCCGAGTGGGATGCCGAGTCAACTCAGTGGTGGTAGTGAGCAACTCAGGGGGAATGTAGATAACAATTCTTTGGGGTCAACTGGTGGAGAAGGTAGCAGAAATGACCAAAGTGGTGTTGGAGGTAACATGGACTGA